In the Macadamia integrifolia cultivar HAES 741 unplaced genomic scaffold, SCU_Mint_v3 scaffold1000, whole genome shotgun sequence genome, one interval contains:
- the LOC122062336 gene encoding uncharacterized protein LOC122062336, producing MSNRTQASSRRNSGNFPSNDALPHSSSHGTASANDIISGHQHSPQENKKIPHSDDTRLILLTCSISVLPSNNSDSHLSERTRGSPKKNTVVDSTSKFSGNKFCQQLTYCGINRDKCNEGCATLLDKNMHALETKSIGNTGQNRLIDKRNEECATLLDENMHALEPKSIGNTGQNRLTYHGVTRHRWTGKYEAHIWDGNQFTEGRKRKGKQVYLGGYESETEAARAYDLTVLKYWGPKAMAKLNFPIICYEKELEEMESMSREKFVTSLRRKSISFTRGSSAYRGVSRHRDGRWQARIKVASSKKDIYLGTFSTEEEAAKAYDVGAIRFRGKKALTNFDISNYLDGGSKDPEGFSQPKRLRCIGNSVIQTARVPNSDPKPDEHTGRAMTTLNLPEDPTEVVMTSVSQSVSQPGERIRRPKSIISSILPEHSTEVVMTSVSQSVSQPGERIGRPKSIISSILPEHPTPVALVPNQVTDTSVVELDCKML from the exons ATGTCCAATAGAACTCAAGCTTCCTCCAGGAGGAACTCTGGCAATTTTCCTTCAAACGATGCTCTACCTCATTCTAGCTCTCATGGGACTGCATCGGCAAATGATATAATATCTGGACACCAACATTCGCCTCAGGAAAATAAGAAGATTCCGCATTCAGATGATACTCGGTTAATACTTCTAACCTGCTCTATAAGTGTTCTGCCATCGAACAACAGTGACAGTCACTTGTCAGAAAGGACAAGAGGAAGCCCAAAGAAGAATACTGTTGTTGATTCTACTTCTAAATTCTCAGGCAACAAATTTTGTCAACAACTTACTTATTGCGGCATTAACAG AGACAAATGCAATGAGGGATGTGCAACTCTATTGGATAAGAACATGCATGCTTTGGAGACAAAGTCAATCGGAAATACTGGCCAAAACAGATTGAT AGACAAACGCAATGAGGAATGTGCAACTCTATTGGATGAGAACATGCATGCTTTGGAGCCGAAGTCAATCGGAAATACTGGCCAAAACAGATTGACGTATCATGGAGTTACAAG ACACAGATGGACTGGGAAATATGAAGCACACATTTGGGATGGAAATCAATTTACTGAAGGTCGGAAACGGAAAGGAAAACAAg TATATCTCG GTGGGTATGAATCTGAGACAGAAGCTGCACGGGCATATGACCTCACTGTTCTCAAATACTGGGGGCCGAAGGCAATGGCCAAATTGAATTTCCCT ATCATTTGTTATGAGAAAGAACTTGAGGAGATGGAGAGTATGTCCCGTGAGAAGTTTGTGACATCTCTTAGAAG GAAAAGTATTAGTTTCACAAGAGGTTCTTCTGCTTACAGAGGAGTGTCAAG ACATCGTGATGGGCGGTGGCAAGCTCGAATTAAAGTGGCATCTAGCAAAAAAGACATTTACCTGGGAACATTTA GTACCGAGGAAGAAGCTGCCAAGGCCTATGATGTTGGTGCTATTAGATTTCGAGGCAAGAAGGCCCTAACAAACTTTGACATTTCTAACTACTTGGACGGAGGTTCAAAAGATCCGGAAGGCTTCTCTCAGCCAAAAAGATTGAGGTGCATTGGTAACTCTGTTATCCAGACAGCCCGAGTGCCTAATTCTGATCCTAAACCAGATGAACACACTGGGAGAGCCATGACTACACTGAATCTTCCTGAAGATCCTACAGAGGTAGTGATGACTTCAGTTTCCCAATCTGTTTCTCAGCCAGGTGAAAGAATCAGGAGACCCAAATCCATAATATCATCAATTCTGCCTGAACATTCTACAGAGGTAGTGATGACTTCAGTTTCCCAATCTGTTTCTCAGCCAGGTGAAAGAATCGGGAGACCCAAATCCATAATATCATCAATTCTGCCTGAACATCCTACACCTGTGGCACTGGTACCAAACCAAGTGACAGACACCTCTGTTGTCGAACTTGATTGCAAAATGTTATAG